In a genomic window of Gossypium arboreum isolate Shixiya-1 chromosome 9, ASM2569848v2, whole genome shotgun sequence:
- the LOC108455075 gene encoding uncharacterized protein LOC108455075: MVTQARFWRLRSAYASETIQGKYERESYVDAQIREFLNLTQEDRPAAELRDNLRVLLAPQRERDFSALVEKAKIAEEAKRAEHQNRNRERGKNKRNSEPSSSAQRAKKKAKADGRYQSECWRMTEACLRCGSLEHHIRECPLRADQMQTSDTDIRSTHLYIANNISGNLGISVESTTSKVMVLSLLGQFVRVSTLYKDVLLEVQGVIFLADLMELSFGEFDLTLGMNWLVKHRLSLDYATKRVVLRTEENKEMVRKGCEAFLAYVNVSDSGNSTVKDIKIVKDFSDIFLEKLPGLPPNYKLEFRIELLLGTAPVSIAPYRIALKKLVELKAQIQELCY; the protein is encoded by the exons ATGGTTACTCAAGCGAG GTTCTGGAGGCTTAGAAGTGCTTACGCATCAGAAACGatacag GGGAAATATGAGAGGGAGAGCTACGTGGATGCCCAAATAagggaattcttgaatctgactcaggaaGATCGACCAGcggccga GCTCAGAGATAATTTGAGAGTCCTgttagctccgcagagggagcgtgatttttCTGCACTGGTGGAAAAGGCGAAGATTGCCGAGGAGGCTAAGCGCGCTGAGCACCAGAATCGTAACCGCGAGAGGGGTAAAAACAAGAGGAATTCAGAGCCCTCGAGTTCTGCACAGAGGGCTAAGAAAAAGGCAAAAGCTGATGG ACGCTATCAGAGCGAGTGTTGGAGAATGACTGAGGCGTGCTTGAGGTGTGGGTCATTGGAGCACCATATTAGGGAGTGTCCGCTGAGGGCCGATCAGATGCAAACTTCGGATACTG ACATAAGGTCTACTCACTTATACATAGCTAACAACATATCTGGAAACTTGGGGATTTCAGTTGAGAGCACTACGAGTAAGGTTATGGTACTGAGTCTGTTAGGGCAATTTGTTAGAGTTAGCACACTGTATAAGGATGTTCTTTTAGAGGTACAAGGGGTAATCTTCTTGGCTGATTTGATGGAGCTTTCATTTGGGGAGTTCGACCTAACTCTAGGGATGAACTGGTTAGTCAAGCATCGTCTTAGCTTGGACTATGCGACTAAGAGGGTCGTACTAAGGACTGAGGAGAATAAAGAG ATGGTTCGTAAGGGAtgtgaggcattcttggcctaCGTAAATGTTTCAGATTCTGGAAATTCTACAGTTAAGGATATCAAAATAGTAAAGGATTTTTCAGACATCTTTCTAGAGAAGCTACCGGGGCTGCCTCCGAATTACAAGTTGGAATTTAGGATTGAGCTACTTCtaggtacagctccggtgtccatcgctcCCTATCGAATAGCACTGAAgaagcttgtggagcttaaggctcagattcaggagCTGTGCTATTGA